Genomic segment of Arachis stenosperma cultivar V10309 chromosome 4, arast.V10309.gnm1.PFL2, whole genome shotgun sequence:
ccagggagtttccaCATCCCTTGTGCCATAGGAAAAACAATGATTGACAAAGGGCtttgtgacttgggagcaagcatcaatgtAATGCTTCTCTCCCTCATGAAGAGGCTCCAAATCAATGAACTAACTCCCACTGATGTAATTATCAGATTGGATGACAAAACTCAAAGACGagcaataggagtggttgaaAATGTGCTGATAAATGTTGGGAGCTACTACCTTCCCACAGATTTTGTTGTTCTTGAAATGGATGAGAATCCTATCTACCCCATCGTTctgggaagaccattcctagccacagccagagcactcatagacGTAGAGCGAGGAGAGCTGGTACTGAGGATACATGATGAGCAGCTCACCTTCAATGTCTTTAAACCCTCACAAGAATCAGATCATGATAACAGAGAGTTGATGGAGGAGCCAACCAAGGAAGCATTGATGCAAGAAACAAGCAGTGAAGTGGAAACAATACAAGTAGAAGCCTCATTGGTTGGAAAGCCATGTGCTCAGGAAGAACCACATCAAAAGGGGATCCAAAAGAAACCAGAACCACCAGAGCCATGCAAAGCTAGCAACAAAAATCCCTTAGAGGAAGAATTTGTAGAAAGCAAGATAGCACTAAGAGAAACAAGGAAGAAAGTACCCAGAagatggagaaacaagaaaattcctaCAGAAGATTTCTCTCCAGGTGATGAAGTGATCTCTACACACTTCCCAACCATACCACCTCACCTTCCCACTATTCCATCTCAGTTGCCCCCAGTGTATACCATCAATAAAATCATGTCCTTAGAGCATATGGAGCTTATCAACAAAGCTAATGGACATAGGTTCACTGCAAGAGGAGAGGACTTCAAGCACTATCAGCCACCTTGACAAGAAccaaacgtcaagctagtgacgctaaagaagcgcttcatgggaggcaacccatgttctatAACTCTCTCTCTTAAATCTCTAATAATAGTACTAATACAAAGTTCATGAATTTTCAGATCAATTTTGACAACCAATATAAGACTCCTTTATATGCAAAGTATATtacatgataagtttggtgttcaaagcacaccaagtgggttTGAACGcactttttgaaaaaaaataattcattccccaaacttgttgcaccatatgaccacaaacaagtttggtgtaccaACGTTGCATGCATGGGCAGCTTAATGGTTGATTGATGTGTATTCGTGAATTCATGGAAAGaaattagcaaaaaaaaaaagagatttttgtttagttagttCACCCCTTGAATTTTCCCAccaatttttcaattaattttcaCATTCTCTCTTTTTCGTGTATAGGGAATCAAAAAGGACATTGATGGTACTTGATAGGacaaatgaggaagaggggttCGGCCACTACACCAAGGGAATTTCACACTTGTCCTCATAGAGAATGTCCTTggaagtgttgccatgcaacattgggagtGGATGGCTTTGGAGACCGAACCAAGACCCTCATAAAAGAGGTGATCCTTGTGCTCATTCAATCTCAAAACCCCAACCGTCCACTATCAAACAACACCATCAATCCACATCCTTCAACAATTGCCATATCTCTATATAAACCCCTTCACACAACCTTTCCGTACACACCATATATCCTCATCTTTTTCACTTCTTTCTCTCGGCTATACGTACTTCACATACACCCTCCTAGTCCCTCCCAATTATTCATCCAATCACCTTCCTCCCGTCTCTCAAAACACATTCCTCTCTCAACCCAACCGGACTCCATCTTCAAACTCATAACCCTCACTATTTTTGAAGACCAATTCTCACTTatggcatcatcaagctccAAAAGGTAAAAGAGGAAGGAACCAATGGAGTAGCCTTCCTTCGATGCCGGGAGGTTCAAAACAGCCTTCCATGAGCTCGAGTTCGTgcgaataaagaacaagaagatacTGCCTGAATTAACCTTCCAGTTCGATGAAGATGAGTGCCCACAAATTCGGGAGAAGATCAAAAAAAGGGGTTGGCAAAAGCTCACTAACTCGGAAGCAAGAGTAAATACAAATCTCATCagagaattttatgcaaatGTGGTTAGAGAAGACAAGACCATGACCCCAACCTTCACAAGCTATGTAAGAGGGAAGGAGGTAGATTTCAGCCCAAATACTATAACTAGAGTTCTTCATCTGAAATCACCACAATTTGTTGAGCTCGGGTACCAAGAAAGAATGAACAATGGCCCGACAATGATGAACTGGAGGAAATTGTAGGTGATATATGCATTGTCGGGTCTGACTGGGAAAGGTATTCGGATAAGAGACCCCGTTTCATCAGGAGAGGAGACCTCATCCCAGAAGCCAAGGGATGGTTTGAGCTTGTGAGACGATCTATCCTTCCAGCTGCAAATAATTCTGAAGTTAACATTTCTCGAGCTACCATGGTACATTGCTTAATAAGAGGTGGAAGCATAAATGTGCATGAAATTATAGCTGAAGGAATCCAAGAATCAGCCGAGAAGAAGGATTCAGGTGCTAAACTTTGGTACCCCAGCACCATCCTTAGATTATGCATGAAGGCCAAGGTAGTTTTTGAAGACAGCAATCCAACTTGGATAGGTCTTGGGAGATTGCTCACACTCCAACGCATAACCCATGTGACTCCAGCTCAACAGCAGAAAAGACCCCATCTAAGAAAGAGAGCATTAGAAGAAGCACAAGAGGAAGAACCTATCTATGAAGAAACCCAACAAACAGAACAGCATCAAGAAGGGTATTATGACCCAACCAACATCAATTTGGGTCACATCCGAGGAGCCATTGATGATTTATCAAGAATATACATGGAAGGGCAAGAACAACAATTGCAACTTCAATCTCAGAGGATGGATCATCAAGAAGAAATGCTAACAAACTGGATGAACCAACAAAGGGAATGGCAGCAACAACTAATGGAGCAGCAACAAGAGCACTACTCTCAGCTCACTCAAGCCATCAGTCAGGTGTCTGAAAGGCAGGAAAGCCAAGATAAACGCCTCCAGGAACTCAATCAACAACAGATGAATCAAATGAAAGCATTCAATGAATTCAGCGTGCTCAACGAAGGAAGGCAACTGCATCGAGAAGAATTCAGCATCAACACTCAGGCAAGGTTAAACTATGTGACTGAGCATATGCATCACCTGCACCCAGACATCCCAAGTTATGAGGCAGAGCGCAAGAACTTAACTGAACAAGAAGAGGGGAAggtgaaacagcaaaagaaagcattaaagaagaagatggaggatgCCGGTTTCTAGAAAAAGTTGATGGGGAAGTGCAAGAGAAATGGAGACTCAAGTAATCAAGGAGAATCCCAAGGGAGCAGAAGAGAATGAGCATACCAACaagtgaaaggtggtgaagttcctccttaatttactttctttttcaaagctttaaataaggaaaatcatgtatgaaatagaacatgcttccatggtagtttagaatttttaattatgcattTAAGTTTCATTGCTTAGGTCTATGTTATTGAGCCTAATGTCTTGAATGTTCACTTTCATCTTCCTATCTTGTATGCTTGTCTCTCTAAGTTTatctaaaagaaaatgttatgagaagaacaagagtggagtcATTTTGTGAAGTGcattctgaatgtttgtggtaggttgattagtaagctaagttggttcaccaagaaaggaaagaaagcaactatccATCCTAAGTTCTATGTTTGAGACACATTCTTTGAGGCTAGCTAAACATTAAGATCccagcaagaaaagaaaaagagcaatacaattgaaaataagaaaaggaatacaataagaaacaatgctaggcaccaagggtttcaaaattgaggcatgtgtctgtggtgtttatgtacaagggatatacttcgatgaataagctcttaggggtgccttatcacttggtaacttgggttaactaatccgggattatcagctgaaagtccactatcaagagtaacctttgctacagagcacttagtaacccaaagaggtgctggacaccaaggtctcaagaaagaaagaataacaaaccatgtgcctgtggtgtgtatgtatgagggaaagatacttgaggaagtaagt
This window contains:
- the LOC130974996 gene encoding uncharacterized protein LOC130974996 is translated as MNRDCSALIQPGAPTKKEDPGSFHIPCAIGKTMIDKGLCDLGASINVMLLSLMKRLQINELTPTDVIIRLDDKTQRRAIGVVENVLINVGSYYLPTDFVVLEMDENPIYPIVLGRPFLATARALIDVERGELVLRIHDEQLTFNVFKPSQESDHDNRELMEEPTKEALMQETSSEVETIQVEASLVGKPCAQEEPHQKGIQKKPEPPEPCKASNKNPLEEEFVESKIALRETRKKVPRRWRNKKIPTEDFSPGDEVISTHFPTIPPHLPTIPSQLPPVYTINKIMSLEHMELINKANGHRFTARGEDFKHYQPP